The Capsicum annuum cultivar UCD-10X-F1 chromosome 1, UCD10Xv1.1, whole genome shotgun sequence sequence tttttttgtaataattttttttactttaacaGCTACTATTTGGTTTGTGTGGTGGAGGATTGTACTTGGTTTCTTCGTTCTTCCAGAATTaacaaatcaaatattttaaaataataaagtattgTGACATTTATACATGGTCAATAAAGGATCAAGTTTATGCGAGGCGTCAAGGGATGACAAAAGTGGTAGCCGGACTGATCTTAGGTAATTATGTGTACACCAAAAGAATATACACTTCCAATGATATTGTTTCTGACATGATGAGGGAGCATGGGATTTCATTAGATTATCATTAGGCATGACGTGCAAAAATCAAAGCAATTAAAATGTTACGCGGTGATCCTACCGAGTCATATCAAAAGATACCTGGTTATTATATATGTTGGAAAAACATTATCGTGGATCTGTTGTTAGTTGGGAGAAAATCGAATAAAATAGATTCTTGTATGCTTTTGTTGCATTGGACGCTTCAATTCGTGGATAGGAATATTGCAGTATAATTATTGTAGTCGATTAAGCAGCTCTAAAATCACTTTATGGTGGAACTATGCTGACTGCGAGCAGGTTGGACCCAGGAGGTAAAgcgtatttttaaattttttatttttaaatgtaaaTCATAGAAGAATGTTAATGTGTTGTATAATATTGGTATGTcatatgtatgtattttgtttttcttgCAAAAAAGTAATCAACCAGTATATTATATGGAGTATGTTACGATTGTAGGTCATATACTACCCCTTGCTTATGCTGTGGTTGATTCAGAAAATATTGCCTCTTGGACTTggttttttcataaatttaagaTTGCATTTGGGGAAAGAGAAAGTATGTGCATAATGTTTGATAGAAACGAGAGTATTTGGAAGGCAGCATCCACAGTATATCTAAATCTGTCACATCATGCTTGTATTTGGCATTTGTGGTGCAACATAAAGGTAAACTTTTGTAAGAATCTTGaagaattgtataaatttttttttgcaatgtCAAATGCATATACTCTACAACAATTTGAAGAGTTAATGGGAAGGGTAGACCAAATTGATAAGAGAGTCAGGGCGTATTTATTCCAAATTGGCTACCACAAATGGGCAAGGTTCATTCTACTGTCAAACGGACTTGGAcgatgacatcaaacatagcggaatccatcaacaacaccaacaaaataGCTAGAAGATCACCCGTGGTTTCAACAATGGATTTTATGAGGTTAATGATTGAATCATGGAATGCAAAACAACATGAGGAGGTAACAAACAAATTAACAGAGTTGACGGTCAAatataatgatattttgataaataatcaTTTGCTATCTCAGAGAATGATAGTAACTCCTTTATCCATTACTttttaaatgacttaaaattttttgttaACTGATTTGTGTATTAAAGTTGCTTCTGAATGCAGGTAAAAACATCAAATGAATTCCTGCATACTGTTAGTAATGGAGCAAAAAGATTCATTGTTTGTTTGCGAAGCAGAAAGTGCAGCTGTGGAGAATTTCAATTGGACGAAATACCTTGCTCTCATGCTATGACTGCTATTACATATAGAAACCAACAGGACGAGAACTATTGCTCACCttactacaacaacaaaaatTTTAGAGATGCTTATGCCATACCAGTTGAACCTCTTCCTTGTGAAAGTACATAGAAAATACCACGTGAAGTGTTGGATGGAGTTGTATTGCCACCTGATTCTAAACGACCTTCCGAAAGACCATGTTATGAAAGATGGAAAGCATCAAGTGAAGACAAGTGTAAACGTCCAAAGGTTACATGTAGTTACTATCATCGTGAGGGGTACAATAAAAGGACTTGCCACAAACATGCACCATCTGC is a genomic window containing:
- the LOC124898738 gene encoding uncharacterized protein LOC124898738, with amino-acid sequence MGKVHSTVKRTWTMTSNIAESINNTNKIARRSPVVSTMDFMRLMIESWNAKQHEEVKTSNEFLHTVSNGAKRFIVCLRSRKCSCGEFQLDEIPCSHAMTAITYRNQQDENYCSPYYNNKNFRDAYAIPVEPLPCEST